The following coding sequences lie in one Vespula pensylvanica isolate Volc-1 chromosome 7, ASM1446617v1, whole genome shotgun sequence genomic window:
- the LOC122630354 gene encoding nuclear pore complex protein Nup98-Nup96 isoform X1, with translation MFGQSGNTSFTGFNTATQSSPFGQSAFSKPITTTSFGIGTTPVFGSGNTSLFSSKPAGSSTSGLFGNTTTPPAFRQQTNAQPSFGAFGTTNTNTNLFGTQQNATPNLFGTSTATSAFGQGNKTGGFSFSTPASSNLFGQPQQPSQQVTPFGQTNATGNTNLFGATTGFSNTPANTAITGTVVKFTPVITTDSMTKNGTAHSISGRHCCIVAMKEYESKSYEELRFEDYSVGRKGPQGPQGPSTGLFGASAQPSPFGNTAAGTSTAATGFSGMSGGFGTTSQSGSNSLFGKPMANFGGQPATTANTFAFNSTTNTNLFGNNTQAKPFGTAAPTSLFQTSNANQTAGTGFGNINTTPNTGFGSTFGTAQPNQTIGLFSQNKSAFNIPSTSSGTGFTTFGQTSVSNSGTSLFNAKPAMTGFGVSTFGSTPAPLSFGTNTGFNTGQNSGNSLFNSSFKPAGQTPGFSFGSTGTPSTGLGTNTGLNLGGSSTLFGQQKPSGVFGNTGNTTTFNNPGSFGTSFSFGTNNNTMSGQGTGLLSGLAPNQVKNSGTVPVHQQILALVSAPFGDSPLLKNLLPASGKTEELLKPTNATSKILSNSQYKVATNNKSPKIKTRIVSTAQLSKKSLFEGLEEEDPVLSEAFQPRPNAKRLVLRPKPITNSTTQSLNENSESHTKNDSREERIDNSNVHNSSIEAIDKENKNLETNRQFSADRKSSTSWLKSSLPRKGRVLCDDELFEGQRSPFSETNNSQEIINNTITELNPHHSINNQTDPDLSNLTETPLSASLGDRSSIDLITQNTDTSQELDTNSMSTSQNNWSTNLAKVTLQRVGYYTIPTLDKLDDYVCGETCVVPNFTVGREGYGNVFFPESFDIYGLNLDEIVYFRHKEVIIYPDDEKKPPVGQGLNRKAQVTLDRVWPHDKTRHEPITDPHRIAAMNYEAKLRKVSAKHDTNFLEYRPETGSWVFKVDHFSKYGLSDSDEDDNNVPPKSDVKKLKITNLQQKLPEKVEQQKSINKNATTTIENHVKAGESRLSNLECDFLGTDPDSPTYRHRNDEKKLLISPTTAYARITGTDSHKLQLMKASFFDTAEEEMDQESVHDTLPVLPAKDLSNNFFNAGTKIDRHSIATIYTPILRSNFISSQTSLSTNEEQMLHETNIRSKSKLSNENTGAQTFVLTKSFPDPSIAPITKVMRCHSEVIPLSESILNKLHFRCAADFGIQMGRVFKSSWGMGLTLLSLSTQEQAAKIPLQNTFDQLGSYVCGRIPGDTTSMNVVQRLQILGGNGAEPEYIQMFKESIEGHLKIQLANCIMGHEGDCPTFNVATETASTTLSAHSKLAQELADQFSSDFMMVYTKTVFKLCVALWGDLPDINISTGNAKHHNVMVRKEAVGEWLQSVVKETVEKEIAEIDMDDKIILSLLTALRLEEACQIARKVGDHCLALLMAQLRSGLPVKEMVKQQLAVWQDLDVDENLSINRLKLFTLIAGEPLISSKHGTINTCEGLDWKRALAVHLWYLSSPTASITDVLDLYEASFNVDPTEAYSVIPEPEYKSNGYDPETNNKKSVHDLCFHILKLYCTGNHSLEKLLNPLTYTLDPFDYRLSWLMQQTLLSLGYSHLSEYVTSLTHINFATQLEGYGLWHWAIFVILHLRDAGRRRTAVLDLLARHVEIDDIPEYVKQEEFLKEELGIPSAWIHQAKAMKSRVSKRYGEAAWYFIQAEEWNMAHEIIIEHLAADAIINENYEYLQSLLNPLVPEECSSIISNWPNQGQLLWDYIEITTQIQNLLNSSDSCAINYKLELLKPRLTSLCSKIDQFPCLTAKHRLCQAEIAKRTLHVAKNLLILQANENTSMLKVLVYLISQLPLPEDYAQQELRPIINMCVNEAVSQKA, from the exons ATGTTTGGGCAATCTGGAAATACATCCTTCA cTGGTTTTAATACTGCTACACAAAGTAGTCCTTTTGGTCAATCTGCATTCAGTAAACCAATTACAACAACTAGCTTTGGAATTGGCACGACTCCAGTTTTTGGCAGTGGTAATACTTCACTTTTTAGTTCAAAACCTGCTGGTTCTTCAACTAGTGGGTTATTTGGCAATACAACTACCCCACCAGCATTTCGACAACAAACTAACGCTCAGCCTTCTTTTGGag ctTTTGGTACTACCAATACAAATACTAATCTGTTTGGTACACAACAAAATGCAACCCCAAATCTTTTTGGGACAAGTACAGCAACGTCTGCTTTTGGTCAAGGAAATAAAACAGGTGGATTCAGTTTTAGCACCCCAGCTTCCAGTAATTTATTTGGTCAGCCACAACAACCATCTCAACAAGTTACTCCTTTTGGTCAAACTAATGCAACTGGAAACACAAATCTCTTTGGTGCAACTACTG gTTTTAGTAACACACCTGCTAATACAGCTATAACAGGGACTGTAGTAAAATTTACACCTGTTATAACTACGGATTCAATGACAAAAAATGGTACAGCTCATAGTATATCTGGAAGACATTGTTGCATTGTTGCTATGAAGGAATATGAGTCCAAATCATATGAGGAATTACGTTTTGAAGATTATTCAGTTGGTCGAAAAGGTCCACAAGGTCCACAAG GACCAAGTACTGGGCTTTTTGGAGCATCAGCACAACCATCTCCTTTTGGAAATACAGCAGCTGGTACTAGTACTGCAGCAACAg gTTTTAGTGGAATGAGTGGAGGTTTTGGCACTACCAGTCAATCTGGATCAAATAGTCTTTTCGGTAAACCAATGGCAAATTTTGGAGGACAaccagcaacaacagcaaatACTTTTGCATTTAATTCTACGACCAACACAAATCTTTTTGGCAATAATACACAAGCTAAACCTTTTGGTA CAGCTGCTCCAACATCACTTTTTCAAACCAGCAATGCTAATCAAACTGCTGGCACAGGTTTTGGTAACATTAATACTACACCTAATACAGGTTTTGGATCTACATTTGGTACTGCTCAACCTAAtcag acAATTGGATTATTTAGTCAGAATAAGTCAGCCTTTAATATACCTTCGACATCATCCGGAACTGGTTTTACAACTTTTGGACAAACATCTGTAAGCAACAGTGGGACATCTCTGTTTAATGCAAAACCTGCTATGACTGGATTTGGAGTTTCAACGTTTGGTTCAACACCGGCACCTTTGAGCTTTGGGACTAATACAGGTTTCAATACAGGCCAAAATTCTGGGAATTCGCTATTTAATTCATCATTTAAACCTGCAGGACAAACTCctggtttttcttttggttCAACTGGAACACCTTCTACGGGTCTTG GCACCAATACAGGCTTAAATTTGGGTGGTAGTTCAACACTATTTGGCCAACAAAAGCCAAGTGGAGTTTTTGGAAATACAGGAAATACTACAACATTTAATAATCCTGGTTCATTTGGaacatctttttcctttggtacaaataataatacaatgtCTGGACAAGGAACTGGTTTACTCAGTGG GTTAGCACCGAATCAAGTAAAAAATTCTGGTACTGTTCCTGTACATCAACAAATTTTAGCATTGGTATCAGCACCTTTTGGTGACTCACCTTTATTGAAAAACCTATTACCA gCTTCTGGAAAAACAGAAGAGCTTTTAAAACCGACAAATGCAACATCAAAAATATTGAGCAATTCACAATACAAAGTCGCGACTAACAATAAATCaccaaaaattaaaacaagaaTTGTTAGTACTGCTCAGTTGTCCAAG aAATCATTATTTGAGGGGCTTGAAGAAGAAGACCCAGTATTATCTGAGGCATTTCAACCACGTCCAAATGCTAAACGATTGGTATTACGACCAAAACCAATTACAAATTCTACAACGCAGTCATTAAATGAGAATTCTGAATCTCATACGAAAAATGATAGCAGGGAAGAGAGAATAGATAATTCCAATGTACACAATAGCAGTATTGAGGCtattgataaagaaaacaaaaatttagaaaCAAATAGGCAATTTTCAGCTGATAGAAAATCATCTACGTCATG GTTGAAGTCATCTCTTCCACGAAAAGGAAGAGTATTATGTGATGACGAATTATTCGAAGGACAACGGTCTCCATTTTCTGAAACAAATAATTCgcaagaaataattaataatacaataactGAGTTAAATCCTCACCAtagtataaataatcaaactGACCCAGATTTATCTAATTTAACAGAGACACCTTTGAGTGCATCGTTGGGTGATAGAAGTTCTATTGATTTGATTACACAAAATACAG ataccAGTCAAGAATTAGATACAAATTCAATGTCTACATCACAAAATAATTGGTCTACTAATTTGGCCAAAGTAACGCTTCAACGAGTGGGGTATTATACAATTCCTACACTTGATAAATTAGATGATTATGTTTGTGGAGAAACTTGTGTAGTGCCTAACTTTACTGTAGGACGTGAAGGATATGGCAATGTATTTTTTCCAGaatcatttgatatttatgGCTTAAATTTAGACGAAATag tatattttCGGCACAAAGAAGTTATTATTTATCCGGATGACGAAAAGAAACCACCAGTCGGTCAAGGTTTAAATCGAAAAGCTCAAGTTACATTGGATAGAGTATGGCCACATGATAAAACTCGACATGAACCAATTACTGATCCACATAGAATAGCTGCCATGAATTATGAGGCAAAATTGCGTAAAGTATCAGCGAAACACGATACGAACTTCCTTGAATATCGTCCAGAAACTGGATCATGGGTATTTaag GtcgatcatttttcaaaatatggTTTAAGTGATTCGGatgaagatgataataatgtgCCACCTAAATCAGatgtgaaaaaattaaaaattacgaatttGCAACAAAAGTTACCTGAAAAAGTGGAGCAACAAAAGTCTATA aataaAAATGCCACCACCACGATAGAAAATCACGTTAAAGCAGGAGAGTCGCGACTTTCAAATTTAGAGTGTGATTTTTTAGGAACGGATCCTGATTCTCCAACTTACA GACATCGTAATgacgagaaaaaattattaattagtcCTACAACAGCTTATGCACGTATTACTGGCACAGATTCTCATAAATTACAGTTGATGAAAGCAAGTTTTTTTGATACGGCCGAAGAAGAAATGGATCAag aatcAGTCCATGATACTTTACCAGTTTTACCAGCAAAAGAtctatcaaataatttttttaacgcCGGGACAAAAATCGATCGACATAGTATTGCGACTATTTATACACCAATATTacgatcaaattttatatcgtcaCAAACATCATTATCAACGAATGAAGAACAAATGCTACATGAAACAAATATTc gttcaaaatcaaaattatcaaatgaaaatactGGTGCTCAAACATTTGTTCTTACAAAATCTTTTCCTGATCCTTCGATAGCACCAATAACTAAAGTGATGAGATGTCATTCAGAAGTAATTCCACTTTCGGAATCTATTCTGAATAAATTACACTTTCGTTGCGCTGCAGATTTTG gTATACAAATGGGTAGAGTGTTCAAATCAAGTTGGGGTATGGGATTAACATTACTTTCTTTAAGTACACAAGAACAAGCAGCTAAAATACCACTGCAGAATACATTTGATCAGTTAGGATCTTATGTATGTGGTCGTATACCAGGTGATACAACTTCAATGAATGTTGTGCAACGTTTACAAATTTTGGGAGGTAATGGAGCAGAACCAGAATATATTCAGATGTTTAAG GAAAGTATAGAAggacatttaaaaattcaacttGCCAATTGTATTATGGGACACGAAGGAGATTGTCCAACTTTTAATGTAGCAACAGAAACAGCAAGTACTACTTTAAGCGCTCATAGCAAATTAGCTCAAGAACTAGCTGATCAATTCTCTTCAGATTTTATGATGGTATATACTAAAACAGTCTTCAAATTATGTGTGGCACTTTGGGGAGATCTCCCTGATATAAACATATCCACtg GAAATGCAAAACATCATAATGTAATGGTAAGAAAAGAAGCTGTAGGTGAATGGCTCCAAAGTGTAGTTAAAGAAActgtagagaaagaaattgctGAAATTGATAtggatgataaaataatactttcgtTGCTTACtg CACTAAGATTGGAAGAAGCATGTCAGATTGCTAGAAAAGTAGGAGATCACTGCTTAGCACTATTAATGGCACAATTACGAAGTGGATTACCTGTAAAAGAAATGGTGAAACAACAACTTGCAGTATGGCAAGATTTGGATGTTGATGAAAATCTTTCTATCAATCGCTTAAAGTTATTTACTCTGATAGCGGGCGAGCCTCTTATTTCTAGTAAACATGGTACCATTAACACTTGTGAAGGACTTGATTGGAAAAGAGCCTTAGCTGTTCACTTGTG GTATTTGTCTTCTCCAACTGCTTCAATAACAGATGTTTTGGATCTATACGAAGCATCATTCAATGTTGATCCTACTGAAGCATATTCAGTAATACCAGAGCCTGAATATAAAAGCAATGGATATGATccagaaacaaataataaaaaatcagtACATGATTTATGCTTtcatatattgaaattatattgtacTGGAAATCATTCCTTAGAAAAACTTTTGAATCCATTAACATATACTCTAGATCCATTTGATTACAGACTTAG TTGGTTAATGCAACAAACATTACTCAGTTTGGGTTATTCACATCTTTCGGAATATGTTACATCATTGACACATATTAATTTTGCAACTCAATTAGAAGGATATGGCTTATGGCATTGGgctatttttgtaatattacatttacgaGATGCTGGACGAAGACGTACTGCAGTATTAGATTTATTAGCAAGACATGTAGAAATAGATGACATTCCTGAATATGTTAAAcaagaagaatttttaaaagaagaattaggCATACCATCAGCATGGATTCATCAAGCCAAAGCCATGAAAAGTCGTGTTAGTAAAAg ATATGGAGAAGCAGCATGGTATTTTATACAAGCTGAAGAGTGGAATATGGCTCATGAAATTATCATTGAACATTTAGCAGCTGATGCTATAATAAATG aaaattatgaatatcTTCAATCTTTGCTTAACCCATTGGTACCTGAAGAATGTAGCAGTATAATTAGCAATTGGCCTAATCAAGGACAATTGCTTTGggattatatagaaattactACTCAAAtccaaaatttattaaattcttccGATTCTTGTGCAATAAACTATAAATTGGAATTACTAAAACCTAGATTGACATCATTATGTTCGAAAATAGATCAATTTCCTTGTCTAACTGCTAAGCACAg atTGTGTCAAGCCGAAATTGCAAAAAGAACCTTACATGTAGCTAAAAATTTGCTTATATTACAAGCAAACGAAAATACATCTATGTTAAAGGTATTAGTTTATCTAATCTCGCAATTACCGTTACCAGAAGATTATGCCCAACAAGAGTTACGTCCTATTATCAATATGTGTGTAAATGAAGCAGTTTCACAAAAAGCATAG